gGTTGTGAGGAAACACAATCATCTCTTACAAATAGCACGAGCTTTGATATTTCAATCTCGCCTTCCTTCTCATTTTTGGACAGATGCTATACGCATACATAGTCAACAGACTCCCTACATTAGTATTATGCTGGAAGAGTACttataaagtattattttataaaccaGTTGATTACACTTTGAACATTAAACATCACATAGGgataaaatgcatttaacccctaaataaaatagaagaatagGTACTATCATATCACTCAAATCACAATGACGAACAAGTACATATTCCTTATTTCTAGCACCCATGAAACCTACATGCATGCTGATTTTATTCTGTTTCCTCTCTTTCACTATTTCATTTCAATACATAGACgaacacaaatacatacatatatatatatattggtgaATTTGAAACCCCATCATATATGCAACAATCATCCTTATCCGAAGATATGAGCCTCGATATCTTTAATCAATTCGATCAAGAAGTTTAAGAGTGAGAGTGGGTGTGGATTATCGGGATTGATTTGCTCGTAGTCCATGGTCCAAGTGATGAAGTCGACTCCACCTTTGGTCTCAACGTGGGCAGTTATCACCATATTCTTGTACAATTCTACTGGATCGCCTTCAAGcatcttaaattttatttgctttttggTGTCGTCAATGTCATGAAGTATTTGTTTTGCAGTTTGCGCTTTTccatctacatatatatagtcaatgagaaaaatgcaagcataTACGTAGTGCGAAAactaatattgataaatagtAAATGGAGAAGTTATGAAAAACttgtatagaaaaaataaccaCTCAAAGGTACTTATGAAAAACCATGATAAATGGAGaagttaagaaataattaattaatcatactGAAATTAAGTGAGACATTAAAAAGGTACTCTCActgtatatatagtataaatatagatattgatcgaatcaatatattgatgaattatattttatttattaaaatattaatataatcctaccatttttatttttttaaaaaaatattttttgaccaCATTGTCTTTGGAGACAATAAAGGTGCACTACCATCATCCCACTCTATGGCCACTTTGTTTAACTCTACACGTCTATggataagaaagaaagataagaGCCCTCGTTGTCTTCCCTCATAATATCACAGCACGTCTATGgataaaaacatt
This Sesamum indicum cultivar Zhongzhi No. 13 linkage group LG5, S_indicum_v1.0, whole genome shotgun sequence DNA region includes the following protein-coding sequences:
- the LOC105162069 gene encoding kirola-like isoform X2, yielding MAEFPCKLIAQVAFKAGGDVFHQLLAKKPQHLANVTPGKIQACNLHQGNYGTNGSVIQWNYTLDGKAQTAKQILHDIDDTKKQIKFKMLEGDPVELYKNMVITAHVETKGGVDFITWTMDYEQINPDNPHPLSLLNFLIELIKDIEAHIFG